The following are encoded in a window of Castanea sativa cultivar Marrone di Chiusa Pesio chromosome 5, ASM4071231v1 genomic DNA:
- the LOC142634071 gene encoding protein BREAST CANCER SUSCEPTIBILITY 1 homolog isoform X3, with amino-acid sequence MGDPTAHLEKMGRELKCPICLSLLNSAASLTCNHVFCNSCISKSMKSGSTCPICKVPYRRREVRPAPHMDNLVSIYKSMEAASGINIFVTQNAPSNKLSDSEKQAEGDDNHGEQVMIGNCRDIAEKQNTLKGKGSRKKFKSNMKNTSSISVKPSFPTKKRVQVPQCPLSETPTRPSKFEGQLSEIAKEDPKRSSTTSKENSALNDKGELVLLPFFWLREDNAEKSSQHTDESHFMDLPQLDAPAFSDIKDSDDENPSNLTPTGGLHGKCSTVSDLFDSEMFEWTQRPCSPELCSSPFKTQVANVEEINGIQENEVDVALQGATAGKEQSTENAKCVNSKQGSVIADELSNASSPRTKGSNNQNESNKSNKGRKIGKASKIAQKKPAKRHTDLDFEIYVDLNKASENYIQEPTHDNKDGLKLDETRKRRKKTCFGTSAIKATPKNVHAVSVGAETLKHGKESMATETPASLGKKEGSDENSTLKNARKGRKKIDCLIRSEKRKLDSVKDNMLEEISKIENHKNEHKIPELAPVSKSGDRELRSRKKTKASADGILKDDLVDDSQKGHTFVSAKETQMSEKILCNPDVKIQDDSSVVQKLPSRINEVVLRKCETVSKKFQCAFCLSSEESEQASGELVHYYNGRPVAADHNGGSKVIHSHRNCTEWAPNVYFEDDIAINLEAELTRSRRIKCCCCGNKGAALGCYEKTCRKSFHFPCAKLIHQCRWDTDNFVMLCPLHASSKLPSESPESQGRRKECTLKGRLSQCDHVASKNDDITGRNWNSCGSQKKLFLCCSAITTLERETVSKFEKLSGVTVLKKWDSCVTHVIASTDENGACKRTLKVLMGILEGKWILNMEWIKACMKVMQIVDEEPYEITVDIHGIKDGPRLGRLRLLNQQPKLFDGCKFYFMGDFTPEYKGYLQDLVIAAGGTILHRKPISEVQKAMLSGSSTCQTFIIYSIELPDEYDPSKKTTIINRRKFDAEALASSTGAKVASNSWVLNSIAACNLQNLAE; translated from the exons ATGGGTGATCCGACGGCCCACCTGGAAAAAATGGGCAGAGAACTCAAGTGCCCCATTTG CTTGAGTTTGCTAAACTCCGCGGCTTCGCTTACATGCAATCATGTGTTCTGCAA TTCGTGCATTTCGAAATCGATGAAATCGGGCTCCACTTGTCCGATTTGTAAAGTCCCATATCGGCGTAGAG AGGTTCGTCCTGCTCCTCACATGGATAATCTAGTGAGCATTTACAAAAGCATGGAAGCTGCTTCAGGAATCAATATATTTGTCACTCAGAATGCACCCTCAAATAAATTATCAG ACAGTGAAAAGCAAGCTGAAGGTGATGACAACCATGGTGAACAAGTTATGATAGGAAATTGCCGGGATATTGCAGAGAAACAAAATACCTTGAAAGGAAAAGGGTccagaaaaaaatttaaatccaacATGAAAAACACTAGTTCTATCTCTGTGAAACCTTCATTTCCAACCAAGAAAAGGGTTCAGGTGCCACAGTGTCCTCTTTCAGAAACCCCAACAAGGCCCTCAAAGTTTGAAGGTCAATTGAGTGAAATTGCCAAAGAAGATCCTAAAAGAAGTTCAACCACTTCAAAGGAGAACTCTGCTCTAAATGACAAGGGAGAACTAGTGCTTTTACCTTTCTTTTGGTTGAGAGAGGACAATGCAGAAAAGTCAAGTCAGCATACTGATGAGAGTCACTTCATGGATCTGCCACAGCTAGATGCTCCTGCCTTCAGTGATATTAAAGACTCAGATGATGAAAACCCTTCCAATTTGACCCCAACT GGGGGATTGCATGGCAAATGCTCCACTGTTTCAGATCTTTTTGATAGCGAGATGTTTGAATGGACACAAAGACCTTGCTCTCCTGAACTTTGTTCAAGTCCTTTCAAAACACAG GTTGCAAATGTGGAAGAAATTAATGGAATTCAAGAAAATGAGGTAGATGTAGCCTTACAAGGTGCGACTGCTGGTAAAGAACAAAGCACTGAAAATGCAAAATGCGTGAATTCTAAACAAGGAAGTGTTATTGCAGATGAGCTGTCCAATGCGTCCTCTCCCAGAACTAAAGGTTCCAACAATCAAAACGAGAGCAATAAATCTAACAAGGGTCGTAAGATTGGGAAGGCAAGTAAAATAGCCCAAAAGAAGCCTGCCAAAAGACATACAGatttggattttgaaatttatgttgATTTGAATAAAGCATCAGAAAATTATATCCAAGAGCCAACTCATGATAATAAAGACGGTTTAAAGTTAGATGAGACaaggaaaaggagaaagaagacTTGTTTTGGTACCAGTGCAATTAAAGCAACACCTAAAAATGTTCATGCTGTCTCCGTGGGAGCAGAAACTCTGAAGCATGGTAAAGAAAGCATGGCTACTGAGACCCCTGCTTCATTAGGTAAGAAAGAAGGCAGTGATGAAAATTCCACCTTGAAGAATGCTAGAAAAGGGCGTAAGAAGATTGATTGCTTAATAAGGTCTGAGAAACGGAAGCTTGATTCTGTGAAGGACAACATGCTtgaagaaatatctaagattgAAAACCATAAAAATGAGCATAAAATCCCAGAATTGGCCCCTGTATCTAAGTCTGGTGATCGAGAACTGAGAAGTAGGAAAAAGACGAAAGCTTCTGCTGATGGCATATTAAAGGATGATTTGGTCGATGACAGCCAAAAAGGTCATACTTTTGTTTCTGCAAAGGAAACCCAAATGAGTGAAAAAATTCTATGCAATCCTGATGTCAAAATTCAGGATGATTCATCAGTGGTGCAGAAGCTACCTTCTCGGATAAATGAAGTAGTCTTACGGAAATGTGAGACTGTTTCTAAAAAGTTTCAATGTGCTTTCTGTCTTTCTTCAGAAGAATCAGAG CAGGCTTCAGGAGAACTAGTGCACTACTATAATGGTAGGCCTGTTGCTGCCGATCACAATGGAGGATCTAAGGTCATACACTCACATAGGAATTGTACTGAATG GGCCCCTAATGTCTATTTTGAAGATGATATTGCAATTAATCTAGAAGCAGAATTAACTAGAAGTCGGAGAATTAAGTGTTGTTGCTGTGGAAATAAGGGGGCGGCACTTGGCTGTTATGAGAAGACCTGTCGCAAGAGTTTCCATTTTCCTTGTGCAAAGTTGATCCATCAATGTCGATGGGACACT GATAACTTCGTCATGTTATGCCCTCTTCATGCCTCTTCTAAGCTTCCCAGTGAAAGCCCTGAATCTCAAGGAAGGAGGAAGGAATGCACTCTTAAAGG GCGATTATCTCAATGTGATCATGTTGCAAGTAAAAATGATGACATTACTGGTAGAAACTGGAATTCTTGTGGATCccaaaagaaattgtttctcTGCTGTTCAGCTATCACAACTCTAGAGAGG GAAACTGTTTCTAAATTTGAGAAATTATCGGGAGTTAcagttttgaaaaagtgggaTTCGTGTGTCACCCATGTTATTGCATCAACTGATGAAAATGGGGCATGTAAAAGAACCCTCAAAGTATTGATGGGTATCTTGGAGGGAAAGTGGATACTGAATATGGAGT GGATTAAGGCTTGCATGAAGGTCATGCAAATTGTTGATGAGGAGCCTTATGAAATTACTGTCGACATTCATGGGATCAAAGATGGCCCTCGACTTGGAAGACTAAGATTGCTCAACCAG CAACCAAAGCTTTTCGATGGGTGTAAGTTCTATTTCATGGGAGATTTTACACCCGAATACAAGGGATACCTACAGGACCTTGTAATTGCTGCTGGAGGAACAATTCTCCATAGAAAACCTATTTCAGAGGTTCAAAAAGCCATGTTATCTGGCTCCTCAACATGTCAAACCTTTATAATTTACAGTATTGAGCTGCCAGATGAATATGATCCTAGCAAGAAAACTACAATTATCAACCGCAGGAAGTTTGATGCAGAGGCCCTGGCAAGTTCAACTGGAGCCAAAGTAGCCAGCAATTCATGGGTTTTGAACTCCATAGCAGCCTGCAATTTGCAAAATCTTGCTGAGTAA
- the LOC142634071 gene encoding protein BREAST CANCER SUSCEPTIBILITY 1 homolog isoform X4, producing MGDPTAHLEKMGRELKCPICLSLLNSAASLTCNHVFCNSCISKSMKSGSTCPICKVPYRRREVRPAPHMDNLVSIYKSMEAASGINIFVTQNAPSNKLSDSEKQAEGDDNHGEQVMIGNCRDIAEKQNTLKGKGSRKKFKSNMKNTSSISVKPSFPTKKRVQVPQCPLSETPTRPSKFEGQLSEIAKEDPKRSSTTSKENSALNDKGELVLLPFFWLREDNAEKSSQHTDESHFMDLPQLDAPAFSDIKDSDDENPSNLTPTGGLHGKCSTVSDLFDSEMFEWTQRPCSPELCSSPFKTQVANVEEINGIQENEVDVALQGATAGKEQSTENAKCVNSKQGSVIADELSNASSPRTKGSNNQNESNKSNKGRKIGKASKIAQKKPAKRHTDLDFEIYVDLNKASENYIQEPTHDNKDGLKLDETRKRRKKTCFGTSAIKATPKNVHAVSVGAETLKHGKESMATETPASLGKKEGSDENSTLKNARKGRKKIDCLIRSEKRKLDSVKDNMLEEISKIENHKNEHKIPELAPVSKSGDRELRSRKKTKASADGILKDDLVDDSQKGHTFVSAKETQMSEKILCNPDVKIQDDSSVVQKLPSRINEVVLRKCETVSKKFQCAFCLSSEESEASGELVHYYNGRPVAADHNGGSKVIHSHRNCTEWAPNVYFEDDIAINLEAELTRSRRIKCCCCGNKGAALGCYEKTCRKSFHFPCAKLIHQCRWDTDNFVMLCPLHASSKLPSESPESQGRRKECTLKGRLSQCDHVASKNDDITGRNWNSCGSQKKLFLCCSAITTLERETVSKFEKLSGVTVLKKWDSCVTHVIASTDENGACKRTLKVLMGILEGKWILNMEWIKACMKVMQIVDEEPYEITVDIHGIKDGPRLGRLRLLNQQPKLFDGCKFYFMGDFTPEYKGYLQDLVIAAGGTILHRKPISEVQKAMLSGSSTCQTFIIYSIELPDEYDPSKKTTIINRRKFDAEALASSTGAKVASNSWVLNSIAACNLQNLAE from the exons ATGGGTGATCCGACGGCCCACCTGGAAAAAATGGGCAGAGAACTCAAGTGCCCCATTTG CTTGAGTTTGCTAAACTCCGCGGCTTCGCTTACATGCAATCATGTGTTCTGCAA TTCGTGCATTTCGAAATCGATGAAATCGGGCTCCACTTGTCCGATTTGTAAAGTCCCATATCGGCGTAGAG AGGTTCGTCCTGCTCCTCACATGGATAATCTAGTGAGCATTTACAAAAGCATGGAAGCTGCTTCAGGAATCAATATATTTGTCACTCAGAATGCACCCTCAAATAAATTATCAG ACAGTGAAAAGCAAGCTGAAGGTGATGACAACCATGGTGAACAAGTTATGATAGGAAATTGCCGGGATATTGCAGAGAAACAAAATACCTTGAAAGGAAAAGGGTccagaaaaaaatttaaatccaacATGAAAAACACTAGTTCTATCTCTGTGAAACCTTCATTTCCAACCAAGAAAAGGGTTCAGGTGCCACAGTGTCCTCTTTCAGAAACCCCAACAAGGCCCTCAAAGTTTGAAGGTCAATTGAGTGAAATTGCCAAAGAAGATCCTAAAAGAAGTTCAACCACTTCAAAGGAGAACTCTGCTCTAAATGACAAGGGAGAACTAGTGCTTTTACCTTTCTTTTGGTTGAGAGAGGACAATGCAGAAAAGTCAAGTCAGCATACTGATGAGAGTCACTTCATGGATCTGCCACAGCTAGATGCTCCTGCCTTCAGTGATATTAAAGACTCAGATGATGAAAACCCTTCCAATTTGACCCCAACT GGGGGATTGCATGGCAAATGCTCCACTGTTTCAGATCTTTTTGATAGCGAGATGTTTGAATGGACACAAAGACCTTGCTCTCCTGAACTTTGTTCAAGTCCTTTCAAAACACAG GTTGCAAATGTGGAAGAAATTAATGGAATTCAAGAAAATGAGGTAGATGTAGCCTTACAAGGTGCGACTGCTGGTAAAGAACAAAGCACTGAAAATGCAAAATGCGTGAATTCTAAACAAGGAAGTGTTATTGCAGATGAGCTGTCCAATGCGTCCTCTCCCAGAACTAAAGGTTCCAACAATCAAAACGAGAGCAATAAATCTAACAAGGGTCGTAAGATTGGGAAGGCAAGTAAAATAGCCCAAAAGAAGCCTGCCAAAAGACATACAGatttggattttgaaatttatgttgATTTGAATAAAGCATCAGAAAATTATATCCAAGAGCCAACTCATGATAATAAAGACGGTTTAAAGTTAGATGAGACaaggaaaaggagaaagaagacTTGTTTTGGTACCAGTGCAATTAAAGCAACACCTAAAAATGTTCATGCTGTCTCCGTGGGAGCAGAAACTCTGAAGCATGGTAAAGAAAGCATGGCTACTGAGACCCCTGCTTCATTAGGTAAGAAAGAAGGCAGTGATGAAAATTCCACCTTGAAGAATGCTAGAAAAGGGCGTAAGAAGATTGATTGCTTAATAAGGTCTGAGAAACGGAAGCTTGATTCTGTGAAGGACAACATGCTtgaagaaatatctaagattgAAAACCATAAAAATGAGCATAAAATCCCAGAATTGGCCCCTGTATCTAAGTCTGGTGATCGAGAACTGAGAAGTAGGAAAAAGACGAAAGCTTCTGCTGATGGCATATTAAAGGATGATTTGGTCGATGACAGCCAAAAAGGTCATACTTTTGTTTCTGCAAAGGAAACCCAAATGAGTGAAAAAATTCTATGCAATCCTGATGTCAAAATTCAGGATGATTCATCAGTGGTGCAGAAGCTACCTTCTCGGATAAATGAAGTAGTCTTACGGAAATGTGAGACTGTTTCTAAAAAGTTTCAATGTGCTTTCTGTCTTTCTTCAGAAGAATCAGAG GCTTCAGGAGAACTAGTGCACTACTATAATGGTAGGCCTGTTGCTGCCGATCACAATGGAGGATCTAAGGTCATACACTCACATAGGAATTGTACTGAATG GGCCCCTAATGTCTATTTTGAAGATGATATTGCAATTAATCTAGAAGCAGAATTAACTAGAAGTCGGAGAATTAAGTGTTGTTGCTGTGGAAATAAGGGGGCGGCACTTGGCTGTTATGAGAAGACCTGTCGCAAGAGTTTCCATTTTCCTTGTGCAAAGTTGATCCATCAATGTCGATGGGACACT GATAACTTCGTCATGTTATGCCCTCTTCATGCCTCTTCTAAGCTTCCCAGTGAAAGCCCTGAATCTCAAGGAAGGAGGAAGGAATGCACTCTTAAAGG GCGATTATCTCAATGTGATCATGTTGCAAGTAAAAATGATGACATTACTGGTAGAAACTGGAATTCTTGTGGATCccaaaagaaattgtttctcTGCTGTTCAGCTATCACAACTCTAGAGAGG GAAACTGTTTCTAAATTTGAGAAATTATCGGGAGTTAcagttttgaaaaagtgggaTTCGTGTGTCACCCATGTTATTGCATCAACTGATGAAAATGGGGCATGTAAAAGAACCCTCAAAGTATTGATGGGTATCTTGGAGGGAAAGTGGATACTGAATATGGAGT GGATTAAGGCTTGCATGAAGGTCATGCAAATTGTTGATGAGGAGCCTTATGAAATTACTGTCGACATTCATGGGATCAAAGATGGCCCTCGACTTGGAAGACTAAGATTGCTCAACCAG CAACCAAAGCTTTTCGATGGGTGTAAGTTCTATTTCATGGGAGATTTTACACCCGAATACAAGGGATACCTACAGGACCTTGTAATTGCTGCTGGAGGAACAATTCTCCATAGAAAACCTATTTCAGAGGTTCAAAAAGCCATGTTATCTGGCTCCTCAACATGTCAAACCTTTATAATTTACAGTATTGAGCTGCCAGATGAATATGATCCTAGCAAGAAAACTACAATTATCAACCGCAGGAAGTTTGATGCAGAGGCCCTGGCAAGTTCAACTGGAGCCAAAGTAGCCAGCAATTCATGGGTTTTGAACTCCATAGCAGCCTGCAATTTGCAAAATCTTGCTGAGTAA
- the LOC142634071 gene encoding protein BREAST CANCER SUSCEPTIBILITY 1 homolog isoform X5: MGDPTAHLEKMGRELKCPICLSLLNSAASLTCNHVFCNSCISKSMKSGSTCPICKVPYRRREVRPAPHMDNLVSIYKSMEAASGINIFVTQNAPSNKLSDSEKQAEGDDNHGEQVMIGNCRDIAEKQNTLKGKGSRKKFKSNMKNTSSISVKPSFPTKKRVQVPQCPLSETPTRPSKFEGQLSEIAKEDPKRSSTTSKENSALNDKGELVLLPFFWLREDNAEKSSQHTDESHFMDLPQLDAPAFSDIKDSDDENPSNLTPTGGLHGKCSTVSDLFDSEMFEWTQRPCSPELCSSPFKTQQVANVEEINGIQENEVDVALQDELSNASSPRTKGSNNQNESNKSNKGRKIGKASKIAQKKPAKRHTDLDFEIYVDLNKASENYIQEPTHDNKDGLKLDETRKRRKKTCFGTSAIKATPKNVHAVSVGAETLKHGKESMATETPASLGKKEGSDENSTLKNARKGRKKIDCLIRSEKRKLDSVKDNMLEEISKIENHKNEHKIPELAPVSKSGDRELRSRKKTKASADGILKDDLVDDSQKGHTFVSAKETQMSEKILCNPDVKIQDDSSVVQKLPSRINEVVLRKCETVSKKFQCAFCLSSEESEQASGELVHYYNGRPVAADHNGGSKVIHSHRNCTEWAPNVYFEDDIAINLEAELTRSRRIKCCCCGNKGAALGCYEKTCRKSFHFPCAKLIHQCRWDTDNFVMLCPLHASSKLPSESPESQGRRKECTLKGRLSQCDHVASKNDDITGRNWNSCGSQKKLFLCCSAITTLERETVSKFEKLSGVTVLKKWDSCVTHVIASTDENGACKRTLKVLMGILEGKWILNMEWIKACMKVMQIVDEEPYEITVDIHGIKDGPRLGRLRLLNQQPKLFDGCKFYFMGDFTPEYKGYLQDLVIAAGGTILHRKPISEVQKAMLSGSSTCQTFIIYSIELPDEYDPSKKTTIINRRKFDAEALASSTGAKVASNSWVLNSIAACNLQNLAE, encoded by the exons ATGGGTGATCCGACGGCCCACCTGGAAAAAATGGGCAGAGAACTCAAGTGCCCCATTTG CTTGAGTTTGCTAAACTCCGCGGCTTCGCTTACATGCAATCATGTGTTCTGCAA TTCGTGCATTTCGAAATCGATGAAATCGGGCTCCACTTGTCCGATTTGTAAAGTCCCATATCGGCGTAGAG AGGTTCGTCCTGCTCCTCACATGGATAATCTAGTGAGCATTTACAAAAGCATGGAAGCTGCTTCAGGAATCAATATATTTGTCACTCAGAATGCACCCTCAAATAAATTATCAG ACAGTGAAAAGCAAGCTGAAGGTGATGACAACCATGGTGAACAAGTTATGATAGGAAATTGCCGGGATATTGCAGAGAAACAAAATACCTTGAAAGGAAAAGGGTccagaaaaaaatttaaatccaacATGAAAAACACTAGTTCTATCTCTGTGAAACCTTCATTTCCAACCAAGAAAAGGGTTCAGGTGCCACAGTGTCCTCTTTCAGAAACCCCAACAAGGCCCTCAAAGTTTGAAGGTCAATTGAGTGAAATTGCCAAAGAAGATCCTAAAAGAAGTTCAACCACTTCAAAGGAGAACTCTGCTCTAAATGACAAGGGAGAACTAGTGCTTTTACCTTTCTTTTGGTTGAGAGAGGACAATGCAGAAAAGTCAAGTCAGCATACTGATGAGAGTCACTTCATGGATCTGCCACAGCTAGATGCTCCTGCCTTCAGTGATATTAAAGACTCAGATGATGAAAACCCTTCCAATTTGACCCCAACT GGGGGATTGCATGGCAAATGCTCCACTGTTTCAGATCTTTTTGATAGCGAGATGTTTGAATGGACACAAAGACCTTGCTCTCCTGAACTTTGTTCAAGTCCTTTCAAAACACAG CAGGTTGCAAATGTGGAAGAAATTAATGGAATTCAAGAAAATGAGGTAGATGTAGCCTTACAAG ATGAGCTGTCCAATGCGTCCTCTCCCAGAACTAAAGGTTCCAACAATCAAAACGAGAGCAATAAATCTAACAAGGGTCGTAAGATTGGGAAGGCAAGTAAAATAGCCCAAAAGAAGCCTGCCAAAAGACATACAGatttggattttgaaatttatgttgATTTGAATAAAGCATCAGAAAATTATATCCAAGAGCCAACTCATGATAATAAAGACGGTTTAAAGTTAGATGAGACaaggaaaaggagaaagaagacTTGTTTTGGTACCAGTGCAATTAAAGCAACACCTAAAAATGTTCATGCTGTCTCCGTGGGAGCAGAAACTCTGAAGCATGGTAAAGAAAGCATGGCTACTGAGACCCCTGCTTCATTAGGTAAGAAAGAAGGCAGTGATGAAAATTCCACCTTGAAGAATGCTAGAAAAGGGCGTAAGAAGATTGATTGCTTAATAAGGTCTGAGAAACGGAAGCTTGATTCTGTGAAGGACAACATGCTtgaagaaatatctaagattgAAAACCATAAAAATGAGCATAAAATCCCAGAATTGGCCCCTGTATCTAAGTCTGGTGATCGAGAACTGAGAAGTAGGAAAAAGACGAAAGCTTCTGCTGATGGCATATTAAAGGATGATTTGGTCGATGACAGCCAAAAAGGTCATACTTTTGTTTCTGCAAAGGAAACCCAAATGAGTGAAAAAATTCTATGCAATCCTGATGTCAAAATTCAGGATGATTCATCAGTGGTGCAGAAGCTACCTTCTCGGATAAATGAAGTAGTCTTACGGAAATGTGAGACTGTTTCTAAAAAGTTTCAATGTGCTTTCTGTCTTTCTTCAGAAGAATCAGAG CAGGCTTCAGGAGAACTAGTGCACTACTATAATGGTAGGCCTGTTGCTGCCGATCACAATGGAGGATCTAAGGTCATACACTCACATAGGAATTGTACTGAATG GGCCCCTAATGTCTATTTTGAAGATGATATTGCAATTAATCTAGAAGCAGAATTAACTAGAAGTCGGAGAATTAAGTGTTGTTGCTGTGGAAATAAGGGGGCGGCACTTGGCTGTTATGAGAAGACCTGTCGCAAGAGTTTCCATTTTCCTTGTGCAAAGTTGATCCATCAATGTCGATGGGACACT GATAACTTCGTCATGTTATGCCCTCTTCATGCCTCTTCTAAGCTTCCCAGTGAAAGCCCTGAATCTCAAGGAAGGAGGAAGGAATGCACTCTTAAAGG GCGATTATCTCAATGTGATCATGTTGCAAGTAAAAATGATGACATTACTGGTAGAAACTGGAATTCTTGTGGATCccaaaagaaattgtttctcTGCTGTTCAGCTATCACAACTCTAGAGAGG GAAACTGTTTCTAAATTTGAGAAATTATCGGGAGTTAcagttttgaaaaagtgggaTTCGTGTGTCACCCATGTTATTGCATCAACTGATGAAAATGGGGCATGTAAAAGAACCCTCAAAGTATTGATGGGTATCTTGGAGGGAAAGTGGATACTGAATATGGAGT GGATTAAGGCTTGCATGAAGGTCATGCAAATTGTTGATGAGGAGCCTTATGAAATTACTGTCGACATTCATGGGATCAAAGATGGCCCTCGACTTGGAAGACTAAGATTGCTCAACCAG CAACCAAAGCTTTTCGATGGGTGTAAGTTCTATTTCATGGGAGATTTTACACCCGAATACAAGGGATACCTACAGGACCTTGTAATTGCTGCTGGAGGAACAATTCTCCATAGAAAACCTATTTCAGAGGTTCAAAAAGCCATGTTATCTGGCTCCTCAACATGTCAAACCTTTATAATTTACAGTATTGAGCTGCCAGATGAATATGATCCTAGCAAGAAAACTACAATTATCAACCGCAGGAAGTTTGATGCAGAGGCCCTGGCAAGTTCAACTGGAGCCAAAGTAGCCAGCAATTCATGGGTTTTGAACTCCATAGCAGCCTGCAATTTGCAAAATCTTGCTGAGTAA